Proteins from a genomic interval of Leifsonia shinshuensis:
- a CDS encoding cache domain-containing protein — translation MADSVGTDTAAGVEAAAERVSALFARIQDALAGWRDTILGDEDGDAPVSAAAVDATVGALVIPLLREDDPLLVGAGFIAAPEFTGGDDLHFSWWLGPLEENPVFGSTTEPSRLDLASRSYSDYLRDFRSLEWYSIPQTTHRTHITGPYVDHLCACDYIVTVTSPVERDDRMIGVVGVDVYVKRLERELLPAMLAAGRPVVLVNEAGRAMVSTDPSVLVGTVVEPGEDAVRCAGTPFRLV, via the coding sequence ATGGCTGACAGCGTCGGCACGGACACCGCGGCGGGCGTCGAGGCCGCCGCAGAACGGGTGAGCGCGCTGTTCGCCCGCATCCAGGACGCGCTGGCCGGCTGGCGCGACACCATCCTCGGCGATGAGGACGGCGACGCCCCCGTCTCGGCCGCGGCGGTCGACGCGACCGTGGGCGCCCTGGTGATCCCGCTGCTGCGCGAGGACGACCCGCTGCTCGTCGGCGCCGGCTTCATCGCGGCGCCGGAGTTCACCGGTGGCGACGACCTGCACTTCTCCTGGTGGCTCGGACCGCTGGAGGAGAACCCGGTGTTCGGCTCGACCACCGAGCCCAGCAGGCTGGATCTGGCCTCGCGGTCGTACTCCGACTACCTGCGCGACTTCCGCTCGCTGGAGTGGTACAGCATCCCGCAGACCACGCACCGCACCCACATCACCGGCCCGTACGTGGACCACCTGTGCGCGTGCGACTACATCGTCACGGTCACCTCGCCCGTCGAGCGGGACGACCGGATGATCGGCGTGGTCGGCGTCGACGTCTATGTCAAGCGCCTGGAGCGGGAGCTGCTCCCGGCGATGCTCGCCGCCGGGCGCCCGGTCGTGCTCGTCAACGAGGCGGGGCGCGCGATGGTGTCCACGGACCCCTCGGTGCTCGTCGGCACGGTGGTCGAGCCGGGTGAGGACGCCGTGCGCTGCGCCGGGACGCCGTTCCGCCTGGTCTAA
- a CDS encoding FHA domain-containing protein — protein MTPGFTRYAPTAGPSRWLLIAGRRFVACVESTVADSIVDAVWWLADSDLATIESVVGAFPLAGPDSVRSFAVAELGEPNAAGEVVVTAVVRGSAALDVYSVGGSRRFGSGGVQPWVLAEFRNVTGLAIGGDDLPTASVARIAIGSLPIGLGVVDGELLSWSSTPVERVDRTQEPAPPAAEDAQTDLDETIIRERNRSSSLFSRPEADASASALAGLAESPEAAPVVQPVPVAHELPGAIDIEEPGVATERPDLGDTPGGGLGRRPAGAASAPETDEIPAAAPRFGVRVVPGDMMELDVPIVIGRRPALQRVESGVTPRLVAVQSPEQEVSSTHLRIERSGDAVVVTDLRSTNGTRLTRPGRAAERLRPGESSVVLPGTVVEIGDGNIIEITALPVGGAAEHPLPQPEADRREEGRE, from the coding sequence GTGACTCCCGGCTTCACCCGCTACGCCCCGACCGCCGGGCCCTCGCGCTGGCTGCTGATCGCCGGCCGCCGGTTCGTCGCCTGCGTCGAGAGCACGGTGGCGGACAGCATCGTCGACGCGGTCTGGTGGCTGGCGGACTCCGACCTCGCCACGATCGAGTCGGTGGTCGGCGCGTTCCCGCTGGCCGGCCCGGACAGCGTCCGGTCGTTCGCGGTCGCCGAGCTCGGCGAGCCGAACGCGGCGGGCGAGGTGGTCGTCACCGCGGTGGTGCGCGGATCGGCCGCCCTCGACGTCTACTCCGTCGGCGGCTCGCGCCGCTTCGGGTCGGGCGGCGTCCAGCCCTGGGTGCTGGCCGAGTTCCGCAACGTCACCGGCCTCGCCATCGGCGGCGACGACCTGCCGACGGCGTCCGTGGCCCGGATCGCGATCGGCTCGCTGCCCATCGGGCTGGGCGTGGTGGACGGCGAGCTGCTGAGCTGGTCGAGCACGCCGGTGGAGCGGGTCGACCGCACGCAGGAGCCGGCGCCGCCCGCGGCGGAGGACGCGCAGACCGACCTCGACGAGACGATCATCCGCGAGCGCAACCGCAGCTCCAGCCTGTTCTCCCGGCCCGAGGCCGACGCCTCCGCCTCCGCCCTGGCCGGGCTCGCCGAGTCGCCGGAGGCGGCGCCCGTCGTGCAGCCCGTCCCGGTCGCGCACGAGCTCCCCGGCGCGATCGACATCGAGGAGCCCGGCGTCGCCACCGAGCGCCCTGACCTGGGCGACACGCCCGGAGGCGGCCTGGGGCGGCGACCGGCCGGGGCCGCGTCGGCGCCGGAGACGGACGAGATCCCCGCCGCGGCGCCGCGCTTCGGCGTCCGGGTCGTGCCGGGGGACATGATGGAGCTCGACGTCCCGATCGTCATCGGCCGCCGGCCCGCGCTCCAGCGCGTCGAGTCCGGCGTCACGCCGCGGCTCGTCGCGGTGCAGTCGCCCGAGCAGGAGGTCTCCTCCACGCACCTGCGCATCGAGCGTTCGGGGGACGCCGTGGTCGTCACCGACCTGCGCTCCACGAACGGCACGCGTCTGACACGCCCGGGCAGGGCCGCGGAGCGACTGCGGCCCGGGGAGTCGTCGGTGGTCCTGCCGGGCACGGTTGTGGAGATCGGCGACGGTAATATCATCGAGATCACCGCCCTCCCGGTCGGCGGCGCCGCGGAGCACCCGCTGCCGCAGCCGGAAGCGGACCGTCGAGAAGAAGGACGCGAGTGA